The DNA segment GTAAAAGATGTCCAAAAAGCACCAAATGGCCAAAATCTTCATACCGTTGTTATTGAGTCTGGCGAACTAACAATAAATGAAGATGTAACCGCAACAGTAGATCAATCTATGCGAAAATCAACAGTTAAAAACCATACCGCTACCCATTTATTACATCAAGCATTAAAAGACGTCTTAGGCACTCACGTAAACCAAGCAGGTTCTTATGTAGGTCCAGATCGATTGCGTTTTGACTTCTCTCATTTTGGTCAAGTGACAAAGCAAGAGCTTGAATTGATTGAGCAACAAGTAAACGAGAAAATCTGGGATGATATACAAGTAATTACGGGAAATCATCAAATTAGTGAAGCGAAAAAAATGGGTGCTATGGCATTATTTGGTGAAAAATATGGGGATATTGTTCGTGTTGTATCAATAGGGCAGTATTCACTAGAACTTTGTGGTGGTTGTCACGTGAGTAATACTTCACAAATTGGTTTCTTTAAACTGTTAAGTGAAAGTGGTATTGGTGCTGGAACTCGACGAATTGAGGCTGTTACTGGGAAAGGTACATATCAATTTGTTAAAGAGGAAGAAAGCATTTTAGAAGAAGTAGCTGCATCGTTGAAAACAAATCCAAAAGATGTGGTTGCACGCGTTCAAGGATTACAACAAGAACTTCGCCAAGTCCAACGTGAAAATGATTCATTATCTGCAAAAATGGCAAATAATCAAGCTTCTTCTATTTTAGAAAATGCGCAACAAATTGATGGAATTACGGTTTTATCTTCACGCGTACAAGTAAAAGACAATAACCAACTTCGACAAATGATGGATGATTTGAAAACGAAAATGAATCAAGCAGTTATTGTTCTAGGTGCCGCTGAAGGTGACAAAGTCATGTTAATTGCTGGTGTAACAAATGATATAACTGGCGGAAAATATCATGCAGGTAATATTGTGAAACATGTTGCCGAACAATGTGATGGTAAAGGTGGCGGTCGACCTGATATGGCAATGGCTGGAGCAAAAGATTCGTCGAAACTTGAAGAAGCTTTACAATCTGTGTATGATTATGTCAAATGCATTTAATTAAAACTTGATATCGGTTATACTGAACAAGTAACTTAAATATGCTTGTAAAAGACAATTATATTTTACTCCGAAAGCGAGGTGCTGATCATGAGTTCATTTGACAAGACAATGAAGTTTAATTTTCCTGAAGAGTCTATGGAACAAGAAGTGAAGCAAGTAATGCTTCATGTCCATTCGGCGCTTGAAGAAAAAGGGTACAACCCAATCAACCAAATTGTCGGCTACTTACTTTCGGGTGATCCGGCATACATTCCTCGCCACCAGGAAGCTCGAAACCTAATCCGTAAGCTTGAGCGTGATGAAATCTTAGAAGAGCTTGTAAAGTTCTACATCAAAAAGAATAACGAGGCATAAGTTATGAGAGTAATGGGGTTGGATGTAGGCTCGAAAACTATTGGTGTGGCGATTAGTGATGCCTTTGGTTGGACAGCTCAAGGAATTGAGACGATTAAAATTGATGAAGCGAATGAAAAATTCGGTATGGAGCGTATTGCTGAATTAATGATGTTGCATGAGGTATCTTCATTTGTGGTTGGGTACCCCAAAAACATGAACAACTCTATTGGCCCACGTGCAATAGCATCGGAACGCTTTGCAGATTTGTTACGCCAAACGTTTGAAAAACCAGTATTCTTATGGGATGAACGTTTGACGACAGCTGCGGCAGAAAAAATGCTAATTAGTGCAGATGTCAGTCGGAAAAAGCGAAAACAAGTCATTGATAAAATGGCGGCAATTTTTATTTTACAAGGCTATCTCGATAGTCAATCTATTAAGAGGTGATTATTCATGGAACACGGTCAACAAAACATTACAATTATAGATGATAACGGTACAGAACAATTATGCGAAGTACTTTTTACTTTTGAATCAGAAGAGTTTAACAAATCATATGTACTTTACTATCCAATAGCTGCAGAAGAAGATGAAAACGAAGAAATCGAAATTCATGCTTCTGCTTTCACTCCTTCAGAAGACGGTAAAGACGGTGACCTTCTACCTATCGAGTCTGATGAAGAATGGGACGTAATTGAAGAAATGCTAAACACTTTCTTAGATGAAGAAGAAGATGAAGAAGAAGAAGAAGAAGGTAAATAAAAATTGTCTTCAATAAAAGGTGGAATGATGAAAATCATTCTGCCTTTTTCTTTTGGTTAAAAATCTGTATAATAAATGTCAGATAGAGGGGGGTAACCCATGGGAAATGAAACAAAAAAAGACATTATGTTTAATCGTATGAAAGAAAAGAAAAAAGAAGTGAAAATTGTAAGACGCATTGTTCTCGCAATTGTTCTTCTTGTACTAATAGGTGGAGGAATTACTGCTTATAGTGGATACAAATATGTGAAAAGTGCGTTGTTACCAGTAGATGAAAACTCAGAAGAGACTATTGCTATTAATGTCGAAATTGGTTCTAACCTTAATACTATTGCAACGCTACTTGAAAAAAACGGAGTCATTCATGATGCGAAAATTTTCAAGTATTATGCAAAGTTTAATAATGAATCAGAATTCCAAGCCGGTGACTATTTATTAACCAAATCTATGACACTTGATGAGTTAATAGAAAGTTTGAAAACAGGAAAAGTATACCGCGAGCCACTCTTTGCTATGACAATTCCTGAAGGGCGAACTCTTGAAGAAATATCTGAACGAGTGGAAGATAAAACTTCATATAGTCAAAAAGAGTTTATGGATCTCGTAACGAACTCGGAGTTTATTGATCAAATGATTGCGGAATATCCATCCATACTAACGGACGAAATTAAGGGTCCGGATCTTAGGCATTCTTTAGAAGGGTATTTATTCCCAGCAACTTATTCGTTTTATGAAGAAAAGCCTCCGTTAGAATTAATTGTCGAGCAAATGTTAAGTGTCACTGAAAATAAAATGGCTGCCTATACTGAAATTCTAGAAGAACAGGAGAAGTCTGTACATTGGTTGTTAACATTCGCTTCCTTGCTTGAAGAAGAAGCGACTGCAAAGAGCGATCGTGAAATGATAGCGAGTGTATTCCAGAATCGTTTAGTTAAACCTATGCCATTGCAAACTGACCCAACCGTTCTCTATGCGCTTGGCGAGCATAAAGATCGAGTGTTGTATGATGACTTGAAGATAGATCATCCATATAATACATATGTAATCCCAGGATTGCCCCCTGGACCAATTTCAAATCCTGGAACCGAGTCTATTGAAGCGGTTTTAAACGCGCCAAAGTCTGATAATTTCTTTTTCTTAGCTGATAAGGAAGGTATCAATCATTTTTCCAAGAATTACGATGAACATTTAGCAAAAATTGAAAAGTATTTGCGTTAATCGTGACAAGATTGTCACACAAAGAAGGGAAAGCTGTCGCTTTCCTTCTTTTTTTGTGATAAAATGGGGTGAAATTTTTGTGCATCAAAGGAGTTAGTTTGAACATGAGGACTTCACAATCCTATATCACTTCACAAATCAAAATCAGGTCTAATTTCCTGTCGAATATGGAACAATTTGCAAAGGAAAAACATATTCCCATAATGGAATTAGTTTCAATTGAATCACTTTTACAGTTTCTGCGATTGCAACAACCGAAAACTATTTTGGAAGTTGGTTCTGCAATTGGTTATTCAGCCATTCGTATGGCATACACTTTACCTGAAGCTATACTTACTACCATCGAAAAAGATAATGATCGTTTTCAATTAGCTTCTAACTATTTAAAACAAGCTGGACTGACTGACAGGATTCAACTATTGCATGGTGATGCACTTGAAATTGATATCAATAGTTTCAAACAAAGCCACTATGATGCTGTATTTATAGATGCTGCAAAAGGTCAATATCAACGTTTTTTCGACAAGTACTCACCACTAGTTCCCAGCGGTGGTGTTATTTATTGTGATAACATGCTCATGCACGGTTTTACAGAAATAGATATCCAAGATGTTCCTAGAAGAAAACGAACAATGGTACGAAATTTGCAACAATTTACTAAATGGCTCATGATTCATGAAGAATATGAAACAACATTCCTGCCAATTGGTGATGGAATTACGATTAGTATAAAGAGGTGACTCGCATGAAGAAAACAGAATTACTTGTTACTCCACAATCTGTCGCTCATTTGGAACAATTAATTGAGGCTGGTGCAGATGCTTTTTTAGTTGGTGAACAACAATTTGGTCTGCGTTTAGCAGGTGAGTTTACAATTGATGATATTGAACTATCAGTTACACTTGCGCACGCTTCCGAAAAGAAAGTATATGTGGCCATGAACGCCCTCTATCATAATGATCGTTTAGATTTATTACGTCCTTACATGGAAAATCTAGCGGCTATCGGAGTAGACGGGATTACTTTTGGAGACCCTGCAGTGGTGATGGTTAAACGGGAAGCAGGTCTTGATATTCCACTTCATTGGAACACAGAAATGACCGCTACTAATTGGTTCACTGCTAACTATTGGGGGAAACGTGGTGCAAATCGCGCCGTATTAGCCCGAGAATTGAGCATGGATGAAATCATTGAGATAAAAGAGAATGCTGAAGTTGCCGTCGAAGTACAAGTGCATGGGATGACCTGCATGTTCCAATCAAAACGTTCGTTGCTTGGTAATTACTTTTTGTACCAAGATAAAGCGATGGAAATAGAGAATCGTGCAAACAATAAAAATATGTTCTTGCATGACAAGGAACGTCACAATACCTATCCGATATTTGAGGATTTAAATGGCACTCATATTTTCAGTCCAAACGATATGTGCATCATTGATGAGTTAAATGACTTGTTAGAAGCTGGTATTGACTCATTTAAAATCGATGGAATCTTGCAAGAAAAAACATATGTAACGAAAGTGACAAAACTATACCGTAGAGCAATTGATGCGTATATGCAATCACCTGAAGTTTATAACAATATGAAAAATGACTTATTAACGGAAATTGAAGAAATGCAACCGGAACTTCGTCCACTCGATACCGGCTTCTTCTTTAAAGAAACAGTGTATTAAGGAAGGAGAGAATTCAAGGTGGCAATGCTTCAACATGACCAGATTAGCAAAAATATTGATGGCAAACGTGTCATAGTTAAAAAGCCAGAACTTCTCGCTCCTGCGGGAGATTTAGAGAAATTGAAAATTGCCATTCATTATGGAGCAGATGCCGTATTTATTGGTGGTCGCGAATTCGGGTTACGTTCAAATGCCGGGAACTTCTCGATAGATGAAATGCGTGAAGCTGTTGTATTTGCCAATCTCTATAGTGCAAAAATATATGTTACGACAAATATCTTTGCGCACAATGAAAATATGGATGGTTTAGCACAATATTTAATGGATATTGAATCAGCAGGTGTTAAGGGGATTATCGTAGCAGATCCTTTGATTATCGAAACATGTCGCAGTGTAGCTCCTAATCTAGAAATTCATTTAAGTACACAACAATCATTGTCTAACTGGAAAGCTGTTCAGTACTGGAAAGATGAAGGATTGCAACGTGTTGTCCTTGCTCGTGAAACGAGTGGAGACGAAATCCAAGAAATGAAAGAAAAAGTCGACATTGAAATTGAATCTTTTATTCATGGCGCTATGTGTATTGCCTACAGTGGTCGTTGTACATTATCGAATCATATGACTGCTCGTGACTCAAATCGTGGAGGCTGTTGTCAGTCTTGTCGTTGGGACTACGATTTATATGAGGTGAATGATGGTGAACAAAACGCATTGTTCACTGAAGGAGACGCACCATTCGCAATGAGCCCGAAAGATTTGAAATTAATAGAATCAATCCCTCGTATGATTGAACTAGGTATTGACTCATTGAAAATTGAAGGTAGAATGAAGTCGATTCATTATGTAGCAACAGTAGTAAGTGTTTACCGCAAAGTTATTGATGCATATTGTGCAGATCCAGAAAACTTTATCATTAAACGCGAATGGTTAGAAGAGTTGGAAAAATGCGCAAATCGAGATGCAAATACCGCTTTCTTTGAGGGAGAACCGACTTTCGAGGAACAAATGTTTGGTGTTCATGGGAGAAAAACAACTACTGACTTTATCGGTCTTGTCATGGATTATGATAAAGACACTAAAATGGTCACACTTCAACAACGAAACTACTTTAAATCAGGTCAAGAAGTAGAATTCTTCGGCCCTGATATAGAAAATTTTCGAATGACTATTTCAACCTTATGGGATGAAGATGGCAATGAACTGGATGTTGCACGTCATCCTTTACAAATCGTGCGTTTTAAATCAGATAACCCAGTTAGTCCTCATAACATGATGAGAAAGGAGCTTGTAAGATGACATTTAAGCGCCCCCTTGTTATTGGTATTGCTGGTGGTTCAGGTTCAGGGAAAACAAGCGTGACCAAAGCAATTTATGATGTTTATAAAGAAAAATCAGTTGTAGTAATTGAACAAGATTATTATTATAAGGATCAAAGTCATCTAAAATTTGAGGATCGTCTAGCGACAAACTATGATCATCCATTAGCGTTTGACACAGATTTATTAATTGAACATATTCATCAACTTCTAAATCGTCAATCTATTGAGAAGCCGATCTATGATTACACGCTTCATACCCGTGCTCCACAAAAAATCGTTATCGAACCTCAAGATGTTATTATTTTAGAAGGAATTTTGGTGTTAGAAGATATGAGATTGCGTGAATTAATGGACATTAAATTATTTGTGGACACAGATTCAGATTTACGTATTATTCGACGCATATTACGAGACATCAATGAGCGAGATCGTTCAATTGAATCGGTAGTCGAACAATACTTATCTGTAGTCCGTCCGATGCATAATCAATTTATCGAACCGACTAAACGTTATGCAGATATCATTATTCCTGAAGGTGGACAAAATCAGGTCGCAATAGATTTAATGGTTACAAAAATTAAAACAATACTTGAATCTGATATCATTGTGTAACATGATTATGATAGACTGACATTATTATCTAAATACTATGACGCATAAATTAAATCATCGCAGCATAGAATTTTTATGAGATAGCAAGTAGTTGAAGGAGTGAAAGAAATTGTCAACAGAAAAGAAATTCCCTATGACAGTTGTAGGAAAAAAGAAGTTAACAGACGAACTGGATTTCTTGAAAACGGTTAAACGTAAAGAAATAGTTGAACGTATCAAAGTTGCACGAAGCTTCGGAGACTTATCTGAGAACTCAGAGTATGATTCTGCTAAAGAAGATCAAGCTTTCATTGAAGGACGTATTATTACTTTAGAATCTATGATTCGCAATGCGGTCATTATTGAAGAAGATGCGCAAACTAGCTTAGTTTCTTTAGGGAAGACGGTTTCTTTTATTGAAGTACCTGATGGCGATGAAGAGACATACACAATCGTAGGTTCTGCTGAAGCAGATCCTGTGGAAGGTTTAATTTCAAATGATTCACCAATCGCTAAAAGTTTAATTGGGCGTTCAGTTGGAGATCAAGTAAAAGTACTAACTCCAGGTGGCGAAATGGACGTCAAGATTACGTCAATAAATTAATATGATATCTAAATCCACTCCCTGTAAAATGGGTGTGGATTTTTTCGGAATTAAGTAAGAATAAGTTTATTATTAGCTACATCTTATAACTAGGAGCTGTCATGTATCGATACAATCTCTAGAAGGTGCTTTGCGCTTTTCTTAAAAGATATGAAAGTATATAATTTTAGTTCCATAAATCCAGTGTTTGTTGATTTCCGTTTCAACGCCCTTTCATGTTTCGAAGCTAGCGTAGCGATGCAGAAACATGCGGACGCTTTGCGACGAGTAACCGCAGGAGCACATGGAACGAAGACTAAAAACGCCACGTCGTGTGGCCACGTCTTCGTGACCAACATCCTGTTGGCCCGAGGAGACTGAAGCCATGCCCGCAAAAAGCGTCCACCGTAGAGGAAATCAACAGTGTACTATGATTACTCTTCTTAAAAGGACCGGGCGTTTTTCTTATTGCAAAGGGGGATAACAATGACAATTGAAAAGAAACAATCCATCACGCAGTTTGGTCTAACAAACTTGCAGGAAGAGTTAGATTATTTGAAATCGATAAAACGTAAAGAAGTGGTAGGACGCATTAAAGCATCTCGTTGTTTTGGATTAATTGAAAACTCGGAATATGAAACAGCACGTGAAGATCAAGCGTTCGTAGAAAGTCGCATCTTTGCTATTGAAACAATAATTCGCAATGCCGTGATTATTGATCCGCCTAAACATGATTCCAAGGTTGTCCAGATAGGTTCTACGGTGACTATTCAAGAAATTCCAGATGGGGAATTAGAGACGTACACTATTGTTGGTTCTGCAGAAGCGAACCCATTTGAAGGCCGCATTTCTAATGATTCACCCATTGCACAAAAAGTTTTAGGAAAACAGGTCGGTGAAGAAGTAAATGTGAAAATACCGAGTGGGAATATAACTATACAAATTGTATCAATTACTTAAGATGTAGTTGGATGGTTGGAATGAAATTGGAAAAGTTGCACCAAATTAGATTTTAATGAATCCCAATCTTAATATCCCATTCTAAGAACAGAACAGATGTCGTTTTTCATTCATATGAAACATTTCTTTAATGCGTTCGTCTAATTTGTCATGAGCATTTATGGTATCATGCTTAATATAAGGGGGAATAGGCAGATGGTAAACAACACGCAGCGTCGATTTACCTCAAGAAGTAATCGACCAAAAAAACCAAATCGCACAAACAAAATATTAAATGCACTTATAGGCCTTGTTGTCGTAATGATTGTGATTACTGCTGGAGTAATCTTCCTCGGTAATAATGATGCAGAAAAAGCTGATGGCAAAAATGATACGGAAGAAACGAAGTCTTCTAGTGATGAGACTGAAACAACTGATGAGTCTGTTGCATCTGAAGAAGAAACTGAAGTTGGTTCCGAAGAAATTATCTCAGACGAAGAGAGTACGGAAGAAACTGAAGAAGAAACGACTACTGAAGATCCAACTCCTGAAGATCCTACAACAGGTGGTACCGTTACATCAACTCCATCAAATGATCCACTTATTTCCGAAAAAATAGTTAACACTGCTTGGAAGCCTGTAGGTACAACGCAAACTGGCGAACATACGTCTGTTTATAGTGAAGGGCATGTTGACTGGGATGAAAAAATAAAAGCTATAATATATACAACAGGTTTATCTACAGACAACATGATCGTATGGCGCATTGCAAACGGTGGAAGTCCACAAAAATCCATTGGGGTTGTATCTTCAAAAAATAAAGAAGAAAAATACCGTGTAAGTTTACAATGGGTAGAAGGCGAAGGATGGAAACCTGAAAAAATGGAAACTTTAAAAACATTAAACGGCGCCTATTGACTTTCGGCGCCGCTTTTATTATTTTTAGAGAAGTGTTTTTGCACGAAAAGAAAGTACGATTTTTTCAGATATCAATATAATGAAAATAAAAGTTTGCACCTTTGCGGGTGCAAACTGTTTATTTCAAAATAGAAAAGAGGAAGATTAGATGAAAGTAGCAGTAATTGGTGCCATGGAACAAGAAGTAGAAGCGTTGCGATTAGTCATTAATAGTCCGCAAACGATTATTATTGCAAATAGTGAATATACAGAAGGTACATATGCAGGTCATGATGTTGTGTTACTGAAAAGTGGAATTGGGAAAGTAAATGCAGCCATGTCAACTGCTATTTTACTTCACCATTTTAAACCAGACGCAGTCATTAATACAGGTTCAGCGGGCGGTTTTGATTCGGCACTAGAAGTAGGTGCAATCGTTATTTCTGATGAAGTACGTCACCATGATGTCGATGTAACAGCATTTGGCTACGAAATGGGTCAAGTTCCTCAACTTCCAGCAGCTTTCATTTCTGATGGTAAACTACGTAAACTTGCAGAAGAGGCTGTAGAAGAGTTAGGTCAGCATCAATTCGCAACAGGTCTTATTGCTACAGGTGATTCGTTTATGAGCGATCCAGAGCGTGTTGAGAGCGTCCGAAGACACTTCCCTCACATGAAGGCTACTGAGATGGAAGCGGCTGCTGTTGCGCAAGTTTGCCATCAATTTGAAGTGCCATTTGTAGTTATTCGTGCTTTGTCGGATATCGCAGGAAAAGAATCTTCAATTAGTTTTGAAGAATTCTTACCAACTGCTGCGAAACATTCGACAGAAATCGTTTTACAAGTAATCAGTAAACTATAATCACATTCCGTGTTAAAATAAAAAGTGAAGATTTTGCGGCATTTAATTATCCGGCGAATTGAGAGAGTTTTTTTCATGGGTAAACAGTTGATACATCTTTACTAACGCACGCTTTTCAATTCGAGAGACATAGCTCCGAGAAATATTTAATTGCTTGGCGATCTGTTTTTGAGTCATGGGTTCAAATTGATTTAAGCCATAACGGCGTTCAATAATTTCAATTTCTCGTTTTTCTAGTTTTCCTAAAAGTCGATATAATCGTGCCTTTTGTTCTTTTTGTTCAAGGGTTTGTTGTGCGGTATCTTCATCAGTATGGAGTAAATCTGTAATTTGGAGAGAATGGCCATCTTTATCTGTACCAATTGGCTCGAAAAGAGAGACATCTTTTTGAACTTTTTTCTGAGAACGTAAATGCATAAGAATTTCGTTTTCAATGCAGCGAGCTGCGTATGTTGCGAGGCGTGTTTTTTTATCTGGTGTATAACTTGCGACGGCTTTCATTAATCCAATTGTACCAATTGATATGAAATCATCGAGTTGTTCATGTTTGGGATGAAATTTTTTGAC comes from the Paenisporosarcina antarctica genome and includes:
- a CDS encoding IreB family regulatory phosphoprotein → MSSFDKTMKFNFPEESMEQEVKQVMLHVHSALEEKGYNPINQIVGYLLSGDPAYIPRHQEARNLIRKLERDEILEELVKFYIKKNNEA
- the ruvX gene encoding Holliday junction resolvase RuvX; the encoded protein is MRVMGLDVGSKTIGVAISDAFGWTAQGIETIKIDEANEKFGMERIAELMMLHEVSSFVVGYPKNMNNSIGPRAIASERFADLLRQTFEKPVFLWDERLTTAAAEKMLISADVSRKKRKQVIDKMAAIFILQGYLDSQSIKR
- a CDS encoding DUF1292 domain-containing protein — its product is MEHGQQNITIIDDNGTEQLCEVLFTFESEEFNKSYVLYYPIAAEEDENEEIEIHASAFTPSEDGKDGDLLPIESDEEWDVIEEMLNTFLDEEEDEEEEEEGK
- the mltG gene encoding endolytic transglycosylase MltG, encoding MGNETKKDIMFNRMKEKKKEVKIVRRIVLAIVLLVLIGGGITAYSGYKYVKSALLPVDENSEETIAINVEIGSNLNTIATLLEKNGVIHDAKIFKYYAKFNNESEFQAGDYLLTKSMTLDELIESLKTGKVYREPLFAMTIPEGRTLEEISERVEDKTSYSQKEFMDLVTNSEFIDQMIAEYPSILTDEIKGPDLRHSLEGYLFPATYSFYEEKPPLELIVEQMLSVTENKMAAYTEILEEQEKSVHWLLTFASLLEEEATAKSDREMIASVFQNRLVKPMPLQTDPTVLYALGEHKDRVLYDDLKIDHPYNTYVIPGLPPGPISNPGTESIEAVLNAPKSDNFFFLADKEGINHFSKNYDEHLAKIEKYLR
- a CDS encoding O-methyltransferase, translated to MRTSQSYITSQIKIRSNFLSNMEQFAKEKHIPIMELVSIESLLQFLRLQQPKTILEVGSAIGYSAIRMAYTLPEAILTTIEKDNDRFQLASNYLKQAGLTDRIQLLHGDALEIDINSFKQSHYDAVFIDAAKGQYQRFFDKYSPLVPSGGVIYCDNMLMHGFTEIDIQDVPRRKRTMVRNLQQFTKWLMIHEEYETTFLPIGDGITISIKR
- a CDS encoding peptidase U32 family protein — translated: MKKTELLVTPQSVAHLEQLIEAGADAFLVGEQQFGLRLAGEFTIDDIELSVTLAHASEKKVYVAMNALYHNDRLDLLRPYMENLAAIGVDGITFGDPAVVMVKREAGLDIPLHWNTEMTATNWFTANYWGKRGANRAVLARELSMDEIIEIKENAEVAVEVQVHGMTCMFQSKRSLLGNYFLYQDKAMEIENRANNKNMFLHDKERHNTYPIFEDLNGTHIFSPNDMCIIDELNDLLEAGIDSFKIDGILQEKTYVTKVTKLYRRAIDAYMQSPEVYNNMKNDLLTEIEEMQPELRPLDTGFFFKETVY
- a CDS encoding peptidase U32 family protein produces the protein MLQHDQISKNIDGKRVIVKKPELLAPAGDLEKLKIAIHYGADAVFIGGREFGLRSNAGNFSIDEMREAVVFANLYSAKIYVTTNIFAHNENMDGLAQYLMDIESAGVKGIIVADPLIIETCRSVAPNLEIHLSTQQSLSNWKAVQYWKDEGLQRVVLARETSGDEIQEMKEKVDIEIESFIHGAMCIAYSGRCTLSNHMTARDSNRGGCCQSCRWDYDLYEVNDGEQNALFTEGDAPFAMSPKDLKLIESIPRMIELGIDSLKIEGRMKSIHYVATVVSVYRKVIDAYCADPENFIIKREWLEELEKCANRDANTAFFEGEPTFEEQMFGVHGRKTTTDFIGLVMDYDKDTKMVTLQQRNYFKSGQEVEFFGPDIENFRMTISTLWDEDGNELDVARHPLQIVRFKSDNPVSPHNMMRKELVR
- the udk gene encoding uridine kinase, with translation MTFKRPLVIGIAGGSGSGKTSVTKAIYDVYKEKSVVVIEQDYYYKDQSHLKFEDRLATNYDHPLAFDTDLLIEHIHQLLNRQSIEKPIYDYTLHTRAPQKIVIEPQDVIILEGILVLEDMRLRELMDIKLFVDTDSDLRIIRRILRDINERDRSIESVVEQYLSVVRPMHNQFIEPTKRYADIIIPEGGQNQVAIDLMVTKIKTILESDIIV
- the greA gene encoding transcription elongation factor GreA, which translates into the protein MSTEKKFPMTVVGKKKLTDELDFLKTVKRKEIVERIKVARSFGDLSENSEYDSAKEDQAFIEGRIITLESMIRNAVIIEEDAQTSLVSLGKTVSFIEVPDGDEETYTIVGSAEADPVEGLISNDSPIAKSLIGRSVGDQVKVLTPGGEMDVKITSIN
- the greA gene encoding transcription elongation factor GreA, which codes for MTIEKKQSITQFGLTNLQEELDYLKSIKRKEVVGRIKASRCFGLIENSEYETAREDQAFVESRIFAIETIIRNAVIIDPPKHDSKVVQIGSTVTIQEIPDGELETYTIVGSAEANPFEGRISNDSPIAQKVLGKQVGEEVNVKIPSGNITIQIVSIT
- a CDS encoding YrrS family protein is translated as MVNNTQRRFTSRSNRPKKPNRTNKILNALIGLVVVMIVITAGVIFLGNNDAEKADGKNDTEETKSSSDETETTDESVASEEETEVGSEEIISDEESTEETEEETTTEDPTPEDPTTGGTVTSTPSNDPLISEKIVNTAWKPVGTTQTGEHTSVYSEGHVDWDEKIKAIIYTTGLSTDNMIVWRIANGGSPQKSIGVVSSKNKEEKYRVSLQWVEGEGWKPEKMETLKTLNGAY
- the mtnN gene encoding 5'-methylthioadenosine/S-adenosylhomocysteine nucleosidase — its product is MKVAVIGAMEQEVEALRLVINSPQTIIIANSEYTEGTYAGHDVVLLKSGIGKVNAAMSTAILLHHFKPDAVINTGSAGGFDSALEVGAIVISDEVRHHDVDVTAFGYEMGQVPQLPAAFISDGKLRKLAEEAVEELGQHQFATGLIATGDSFMSDPERVESVRRHFPHMKATEMEAAAVAQVCHQFEVPFVVIRALSDIAGKESSISFEEFLPTAAKHSTEIVLQVISKL
- the sigK gene encoding RNA polymerase sporulation sigma factor SigK: MSGLLSAVIQLWIEIPVFIGYLKGQAFRKPLSQEDEAIYVKRCLAGEEEAKHELIERNMRLVAHIVKKFHPKHEQLDDFISIGTIGLMKAVASYTPDKKTRLATYAARCIENEILMHLRSQKKVQKDVSLFEPIGTDKDGHSLQITDLLHTDEDTAQQTLEQKEQKARLYRLLGKLEKREIEIIERRYGLNQFEPMTQKQIAKQLNISRSYVSRIEKRALVKMYQLFTHEKNSLNSPDN